The following are encoded in a window of Oncorhynchus nerka isolate Pitt River unplaced genomic scaffold, Oner_Uvic_2.0 unplaced_scaffold_1011, whole genome shotgun sequence genomic DNA:
- the LOC135570244 gene encoding chromosome transmission fidelity protein 18 homolog: protein MRVKDPGLGRVCQALDWLGFSDGLTQAMLQGQNFSLLRYQPFLPAAFHFLFAHTHVPRINYPHSQYEALTKTSASRNALAAMLSEVPACIRTRVSELSLSLDILSLLLDIICPKLRPVNPQLFSDREKHTHTL, encoded by the exons ATGCGTGTGAAGGACCCCGGTCTTGGCAGAGTGTGTCAGGCTCTGGATTGGTTGGGCTTCTCAGACGGGTTGACCCAGGCCATGCTGCAAGGACAAAACTTCTCTCTGCTGCGATACCAGCCCTTCCTCCCCGCAGCTTTCCACTTCCTATTTGCTCACACACACGTCCCCCGCATCAACTACCCCCACAGCCAGTACGAG gcTCTAACTAAGACCTCAGCCAGCAGGAACGCTCTGGCGGCCATGTTGTCTGAAGTCCCAGCATGCATCAGGACTAGAGTCAGTGAGCTTAGTCTCAGTCTGGACATCCTTTCTCTCCTGCTGGATATCATCTGTCCTAAACTAcgacct gtgaacccCCAACTGTTCAG cgacagagagaaacacacacacacactctaa